A stretch of Henckelia pumila isolate YLH828 chromosome 4, ASM3356847v2, whole genome shotgun sequence DNA encodes these proteins:
- the LOC140863499 gene encoding 4-coumarate--CoA ligase-like 9: MAETQPPSSNGYCAGTKIYHSLRAAVPLPPLSQPFSVAEYALSLLHSPTTPTSGALSTTTFLVDAATGRRLSYAAFLRQVRSLSSSLKSLYPSLSKNDVAFILSPPSFHVPVLYFSLLSLGITVSPSNPLSPPPELAHQIDLCKPAIFFATSATAQKLPPNDLPLILLDSHQFLSMLDAEPSGNTAAVVVNQRDHAAILYSSGTTGKVKGVVLTHRNLIAVIAGFYHHSLINNKKAREEENGVYIHPVLLFTLPLFHVFGFFVIIKAASMGEMAVLMEKFDFLQMLEAVEKYRVTHIPVAPPLLVAMVKSDLVEKYDLSSLMILGCGGAPLGKEVSDEFKARFPHVEVHQGYGMTETAGAGARTIGPEEATRHGSAGRLSENTEAKIVDPDSGEALPPGKHGELWLRGPAIMTGYTDNESATAATLDSEGWLKTGDLCYFDSDGFLFIVDRLKELIKYKAYQVPPAELEHLLQSMPDVADAAVIPYPDEEAGQIPIAYVVRKPGSTISATRIMDFIANQVAPYKKIRRVAFINSIPKSPSGKILRRELVKHSLSTSSSKL, encoded by the exons ATGGCGGAAACTCAGCCACCCTCCAGCAATGGCTATTGCGCCGGAACCAAGATATACCACAGCCTCCGCGCCGCCGTACCTCTTCCGCCGCTCTCACAACCCTTTTCCGTCGCTGAGTACGCTCTCTCCCTCCTCCATTCCCCCACCACCCCCACCTCCGGCGCCCTCTCCACCACCACCTTCCTCGTAGACGCCGCCACCGGCCGCCGCCTCAGCTACGCCGCGTTCCTCCGCCAAGTCAGATCCCTATCATCCTCCCTGAAATCCCTTTACCCTTCCCTTTCCAAGAACGACGTCGCTTTCATCCTCTCGCCTCCCTCCTTCCACGTTCCGGTCCTCTACTTCTCCCTCCTCTCCTTGGGAATCACCGTTTCGCCTTCCAATCCATTGTCTCCTCCGCCGGAGCTAGCCCACCAAATCGATCTCTGTAAACCCGCCATCTTCTTCGCCACCTCCGCCACCGCCCAGAAGCTTCCGCCGAATGATCTCCCACTGATCCTCCTCGACTCCCATCAATTTCTCTCCATGCTTGACGCGGAACCTTCCGGCAATACAGCCGCAGTCGTTGTAAATCAACGGGACCACGCCGCCATCCTCTACTCCTCCGGCACGACGGGGAAAGTGAAAGGCGTCGTGTTAACTCACCGTAACTTGATAGCAGTGATCGCCGGATTTTATCACCACAGTTTAATCAACAATAAGAAAGCACGGGAAGAAGAAAATGGTGTTTACATTCACCCAGTACTGTTATTCACGTTGCCATTGTTTCACGTTTTCGGGTTTTTCGTGATCATAAAGGCGGCGTCGATGGGGGAGATGGCGGTGCTGATGGAGAAATTCGATTTCCTGCAGATGCTGGAAGCTGTGGAAAAGTACCGGGTTACGCATATCCCCGTCGCGCCGCCGCTGCTCGTAGCTATGGTGAAGTCGGATTTGGTGGAAAAATACGACTTGAGCTCTTTGATGATATTGGGCTGCGGCGGAGCTCCGCTGGGGAAGGAGGTTTCCGATGAGTTCAAGGCTAGATTCCCTCACGTGGAGGTTCACCAG GGCTATGGCATGACTGAAACTGCAGGAGCGGGAGCCCGAACCATAGGGCCGGAGGAGGCAACTCGCCACGGATCCGCAGGCCGTCTGTCTGAGAACACGGAAGCCAAGATAGTCGATCCTGATTCAGGGGAGGCCTTGCCACCAGGAAAACATGGAGAATTATGGCTACGAGGGCCCGCGATTATGACAG GTTACACGGATAATGAATCAGCAACAGCTGCAACCTTGGATTCGGAAGGCTGGCTAAAGACTGGAGATCTCTGTTATTTCGACTCCGACGGGTTTCTCTTTATCGTTGATCGTTTGAAAGAACTGATCAAATACAAGGCGTATCAG GTGCCTCCAGCTGAGTTGGAACATTTGCTTCAATCGATGCCTGATGTAGCTGATGCAGCAGTGATTCC CTatccagatgaagaagcagGCCAGATTCCGATTGCATATGTTGTAAGAAAACCTGGCAGCACTATCTCTGCCACTCGAATCATGGATTTCATTGCAAACCAG GTTGCTCCTTACAAAAAGATCCGTCGCGTTGCATTTATCAACTCGATCCCAAAATCTCCGTCAGGAAAGATCTT